A region from the Kazachstania africana CBS 2517 chromosome 11, complete genome genome encodes:
- the CDC19 gene encoding pyruvate kinase CDC19 (similar to Saccharomyces cerevisiae CDC19 (YAL038W) and PYK2 (YOR347C); ancestral locus Anc_7.45) has protein sequence MQSRLERLTTLQTVAGNELRRTSIIGTIGPKTNDPEVLVNLRKAGLNIVRMNFSHGSYEYHQSVIDNARKSEELYPGRPLAIALDTKGPEIRTGTTINEVDYPIPPNHEMIFSTDDKYAKACDDKVMYVDYKNITKVISKGRVIYVDDGVLSFEVLEVVDDNTLKVKSLNAGKICSHKGVNLPGTDVDLPALSEKDKADLRFGVKNGVHMVFASFIRTAQDVLTIREVLGEDGKDVKIIVKIENQQGVNNFDEILAVTDGVMVARGDLGIEILAPEVLAVQKKLIAKCNLAGKPVICATQMLESMTYNPRPTRAEVSDVGNAILDGADCVMLSGETAKGNYPINAVETMAATAVIAEQAIAYLPQYDDIRNCTPKPTSTTETVAASAVAAVFEQDAKAIIVLSTSGNTPRLLSKYRPNCPIILVTRNPRAARFSHLYRGVFPFVYEKEAVADWTEDVEARINFGIERAIEFGILKKGDTYVSVQGFKAGEGHSNTLQVSTV, from the coding sequence ATGCAATCTAGATTAGAAAGATTAACCACTTTACAAACCGTCGCCGGTAACGAATTAAGAAGAACTTCTATCATCGGTACCATTGGTCCAAAGACCAATGACCCAGAAGTCTTAGTCAACTTAAGAAAGGCTGGTTTAAACATCGTTAGAATGAACTTCTCTCACGGTTCTTACGAATACCACCAATCTGTCATTGACAACGCCAGAAAGTCTGAAGAATTATACCCAGGTAGACCATTAGCTATTGCTTTAGACACCAAGGGTCCAGAAATCAGAACTGGTACCACCATTAACGAAGTTGACTACCCAATCCCACCAAACCACGAAATGATCTTCTCTACTGATGACAAATACGCTAAGGCTTGTGATGACAAGGTCATGTACGTTGATTACAAGAACATCACCAAGGTTATCTCCAAGGGTAGAGTTATCTACGTTGATGACGGTGTTTTATCTTTCGAAGTCTTAGAAGTCGTTGATGACAACACCTTAAAGGTTAAGTCCTTAAACGCTGGTAAGATCTGTTCCCACAAGGGTGTTAACTTACCAGGTACCGATGTCGATTTACCAGCTTTATCCGAAAAGGACAAGGCTGATTTAAGATTCGGTGTCAAGAATGGTGTCCACATGGTCTTCGCTTCTTTCATCAGAACCGCTCAAGATGTTTTAACCATCAGAGAAGTCTTAGGTGAAGACGGTAAGGACGTCAAGATCATCGTTAAGATTGAAAACCAACAAGGTGTTAACAACTTCGATGAAATCTTAGCTGTCACTGACGGTGTTATGGTTGCTAGAGGTGATTTAggtattgaaattttagcTCCAGAAGTCTTAGCTGtccaaaagaaattgattgcCAAGTGTAACTTAGCCGGTAAGCCAGTTATCTGTGCCACCCAAATGTTAGAATCTATGACTTACAACCCAAGACCAACCAGAGCTGAAGTTTCCGATGTTGGTAACGCTATCTTAGATGGTGCTGACTGTGTTATGTTATCTGGTGAAACTGCCAAGGGTAACTACCCAATCAACGCTGTTGAAACCATGGCTGCTACCGCTGTCATTGCTGAACAAGCCATTGCTTACTTACCACAATACGATGACATTAGAAACTGTACTCCAAAGCCAACTTCTACCACTGAAACTGTTGCTGCTTCTGCTGTCGCCGCTGTTTTCGAACAAGATGCTAAGGCTATCATTGTCTTATCTACTTCCGGTAACACTCCAAGATTATTATCTAAGTACAGACCAAACTGTCCAATCATCTTAGTTACCAGAAACCCAAGAGCTGCTAGATTCTCTCACTTATACAGAGGTGTCTTCCCATTCGTCTACGAAAAGGAAGCTGTTGCTGACTGGACCGAAGATGTTGAAGCTAGAATCAACTTCGGTATTGAAAGAGCCATTGAATTCGGTATCTTAAAGAAGGGTGACACTTACGTTTCTGTTCAAGGTTTCAAGGCTGGTGAAGGTCACTCCAACACTTTACAAGTCTCTACTGTTTAA
- the CYC3 gene encoding holocytochrome c synthase CYC3 (similar to Saccharomyces cerevisiae CYC3 (YAL039C); ancestral locus Anc_7.38), whose product MGWFWAPLRQTAEESAIGTTSTFTQDELTCPVMHTSSSRSKDQINLLNYMPHDLTKVHEGQKLDLTTQRTISSIPKGSEKGKWEYPSAQQMYNAMMRKGKINGNEGDEDTIESMVQIHNFLNESCWQEILRWENRYVQRTNVQPKLLKFMGKPDNLSPRARMHYYLSYIFPNTFARELPFDRHDWLVLRGDPKSRDTDNPGYRKVRYVLDFYGGPDDENGFPTFSVDVRPALDNFVNAKDRMDAFTLSMLQKYVHSSKMLKDGSVKSNDNNQSNN is encoded by the coding sequence ATGGGATGGTTTTGGGCTCCACTAAGGCAGACAGCAGAAGAATCTGCAATTGGCACTACTTCTACATTTACTCAGGATGAATTGACATGTCCCGTTATGCATACCTCCTCGTCTCGTTCAAAAGACCAAATTAATTTACTTAACTATATGCCTCACGATTTAACCAAGGTACATGAAGGCCAGAAACTAGATTTGACCACACAGAGGACTATATCAAGCATTCCGAAAGGCAGTGAGAAGGGTAAATGGGAATATCCATCTGCTCAACAAATGTATAATGCAATGATGCGTAAGGGAAAAATTAACGGTAATGAAGGTGATGAGGATACTATTGAATCAATGGTTCAAATacacaattttttaaatgaaaGTTGTTGGCAAGAAATATTACGATGGGAGAACAGATACGTTCAAAGGACGAATGTGCAACcgaaattgttgaaatttatGGGTAAACCAGATAATTTGAGTCCTCGTGCACGCATGCACTACTATTTAAGTTATATTTTCCCAAATACATTTGCAAGAGAATTACCCTTCGACAGACATGATTGGCTTGTGCTAAGGGGCGATCCCAAGTCGAGAGATACTGATAATCCTGGGTATAGGAAAGTTAGATACGTTTTGGATTTCTATGGTGGTCCAGATGATGAGAATGGGTTCCCAACTTTTAGTGTCGACGTAAGACCTGCTTTAGACAATTTCGTTAACGCCAAGGATAGGATGGATGCATTTACATTGTCAATGTTACAAAAATATGTccattcttcaaaaatgttGAAAGATGGGAGTGTAAAAAGTAACGATAATAACCAAAGCAATAACTGA